The DNA window CCAAAGATTAGgaagcaaaaatataatatatcatttaacgATGGCTATCTTTATGTAGCCGATACTACGGTATTTTTAGGAATAGCATTAAATTCTAAACTTCAGTGGAGTCCTCACTTATCGTCcctgacaggaagactcagcAGACGCGGTTAGATAAGTCTtagggcaaggtatccgtttccaTAGTAAAATTCTgcagaaatttttaatttttcatttcattaatttgttttcattgtgTTGTGTGTTTCATATGTACCCGTTTTTTACCCAAAAGATGCGGAAGGAGGTGTAGGAAATTGGGCACTATTAAATTTGATGTGGAAATGGAGTGAATCATTACgtattatcaaacaaaatttattacagcTGTCTGTCTCTCCCTGtgtatacttagatctttaagattacacaacggatttgacacggttttttaatagatagattgattcgaGACGAAGGTTTATAGGTATAATACATGCagaatatagtagagaaacggtgataattttagaggtttctaatgtgatgtcgtaagtaaacacatatttttgcgcttacattgcaaacgctggctgaaccctacaagataCAAAACTCTGTGCTATCTCTCAGGGATAACCGACAATAGCAATTTTTTACCCTTTACGAAAAATTGtctcttattttcgaagcaattttaagtaatacagcattaatccttttAAGcatccaatttaatttaatattaaatgcattgtgcatttaatatagatcaatatcaATATCGGCCTTTTACAGcatgttatttgaaataatattttcgaagatattacagatttaaaatgcagggacttagcagtttgtattgtctaatgacaaaaagctataagctttgtatataatgacattctttagtatatttagtatcaatattgcacccgtgcgaagccggtgcgggtcgctagtatttttataaaatatgcaataaaataataaaaacaatcattacACACACTCCGATACGTTTAACACATACATGTTTatctactaaatatttaatatgaaacattaataGATTAAGTTTATACTACCAATGACAACAAACGTCATGTCAAAGATGAAAATCAATGatcatcttatttaaatttgattttttttatggcagtAGTGTCAATGGGCGAcaagttacaatttaattattaaaataataagaacaatttaattaaaacatttaatagtcaatcaatttcaatttaaacacaATGACATCATTTAGTTAAGCACAATATCTTTGAGTTTCAAGGTTTCTTACTTCAGATTGTATAGACTTGAGCACTGCATCTAATTCTTCAATAGTTGTGCTGTTCTTTCTCGACAACAACCATTTCTGATGACCACGTAATGAACATTGGTGGAATAGCATATAATCATCGTTCACTTTCATGTATACTCTTGCCTCATACCTGTCTTCCAAGAAATAAGTGGTTTCTGGATCGTATACGAGAAATTTCGCTTGGTTATGGCCCATTAtcatacttttaaattgtcCATTATGTCGGTCCAATAAGATCGGATTATCATTAAAGGAATATGGATTTTCCAATTTGTAAGCGTCAACATATCTCTGGACATCAGAAGGAGGCGCCTTCGTTATGACTGTCTTTACGCATGAACTCGAAGGAATCAAGTTcaaaataattgcaaatttGTAAACATCGTACCAAGTTCCAATTAGAAAGTCGTTATCTAAAGGTTCAGAATATGTATTAATACATGCTTGCTCCACCTCAGTCAAAGCGATCACGTTTCCGAATACCgcaaatacgaatattatagatataaaacaaGCCATCTTCGACTTCGAAGTAAGTACTTGATTCTCGGTGTAATGTTACTGTTGGTACCCTTATATTTACGGTCGCAATCACGATATCATCGATGATAAGCAATAATGTATTATTGAGTGATTACAAAGTATATTACACTAAGttgataatgattattatacaaGCTATTTGTCTCGACTTCGTACGAGTAAAATATGACTTTTTGTAGAACAATTTTTACCCAGTGGGATACATATTATGTGAATTTTAGCCAACCAAAATATTCGCACTTACTATGGTAATACAGCGTATTGTTGTACGATTTCTAAGCAAAATATTCACATGTttctaagtttttatttaagtaagctgTTTCGAATTACAACATGTCGCAATATTAATCAACACATAAACCGTTTAAAATTAATGGTAAGGATTAATAAAAGTCtttgtttagtaatattattgaacaaaatGTGTCGCTTAtcttgttttattgaaatatagaAATGGTTAATGTGACTTATCATAATTGTATAGTATTTTATCACTGACTTTTTGTAGACAATCTAGataccatttttatttcaactatgTCGTTAGGCCACTAAAAAgtcttgtaaata is part of the Vanessa atalanta chromosome 10, ilVanAtal1.2, whole genome shotgun sequence genome and encodes:
- the LOC125067077 gene encoding uncharacterized protein LOC125067077 — translated: MACFISIIFVFAVFGNVIALTEVEQACINTYSEPLDNDFLIGTWYDVYKFAIILNLIPSSSCVKTVITKAPPSDVQRYVDAYKLENPYSFNDNPILLDRHNGQFKSMIMGHNQAKFLVYDPETTYFLEDRYEARVYMKVNDDYMLFHQCSLRGHQKWLLSRKNSTTIEELDAVLKSIQSEVRNLETQRYCA